The following proteins come from a genomic window of Nicotiana tomentosiformis chromosome 12, ASM39032v3, whole genome shotgun sequence:
- the LOC138902300 gene encoding uncharacterized protein, translating into MRKIKEAWFPRPMRSDSSQRDPNLWCEYHGMNVHRTGDCQHIREEVATLLKNGHLREFLSDRAKKNYGRNRDNAEPSKERENPPCQMINMIFEGNEINRVTFSATKKKKVSITNSKRLREDDITLTEEDADRLLFSHNDALIISLNMLDIKIKRVLVDPGSSANIIQWRVLEQAKLIGSIIPSTKLIAGFNLARVTTWGRLFCSQTLKD; encoded by the coding sequence atgagaaaaATCAAAGAGGCATGGTTTCCGAGGCCAATGAGATCTGATTCTAGTCAGAGGGATCCtaacttatggtgtgaataccatgggatgAATGTCCACCGGACAGGGGACTGCCAACACATCCGGGAGGAAgtggcaacactattgaagaatggtcacctcagagaattcttaagtgaccgagctaagaaaaACTATGGTCGTAATAGAGACAACGCGGAACCCTCGAAAGAACGAGAAAACCCCCCATGCCAAATGATAAATATGATCTTCGAAGGGAATGAGATTAAtagggtcaccttttcggcaacaaagaagaagaaagtaTCAATAACTAATAGCAAAAGGCTCCGGGAAGATGATATCACTTTGACGGAGGAGGATGCAGACAGATTGTTGTTTTCGCACAACGATGCACTGATAATTTCTCTAAATATGTTAGAtattaaaattaaacgtgttctagtagatccaggaagttcggctaatatcatacaatggagagtattagagcaagctaaactcatTGGAAGCATTATTCCGTCCACAAAGCTCATCGCTGGTTTCAACCTCGCGAGAGTAACGACCTGGGGGAGATTGTTCTGCTCACAAACGCTGAAGGACTAA
- the LOC138902301 gene encoding uncharacterized protein, which yields MQQYVIKVHALLARLWEWSITHIPREDNAEADALAYLGSSTDMKGIESETVVQLTNSALDTDGYYKVNSTSLVWNWRNEIIDYIEHGKLPEDPKVSRALRAKAARYNFKSGQLYRKAFQGPLARCLGASEANYVMREVHEGICSNHAGTDSLVLKLVLVGYY from the coding sequence atgcaacaatatgtgATAAAGGTTCACGCTTTGTTGGCGCGATTatgggagtggtcaattactcatatcccaaggGAGGATAACGCAGAAGCAGATGCGTTGGCATACTTAGGATCATCAACGGATATGAAGGGAATAGAGTCTGAGACGGTAGTACAACTGACGAACTCAGCCctggatacagatggttactacaaggtaaattcgactagtttggtctggaactggagaaatgaaataattgacTATATCGAGCACGggaagttgcccgaagacccTAAAGTATCACGGGCATTACGCGCCAAAGCTGCACGATACAATTTCAAGAGTGGCCAATTATATAGAAAAgctttccaaggcccgctggcccgatgcttaggagcatctgaagctaactatgtcatgagagaggtccatgaagggATATGCAGCAACCACGCAGGCACAGATTCCttggtgctgaagttggtacTAGTAGGATATTACTAG